The following are from one region of the Leishmania major strain Friedlin complete genome, chromosome 22 genome:
- a CDS encoding putative UDP-galactose transporter, with the protein MSFEGGCADGRGTKSLPTPPRSAVAAVKVGASSKILLLAQMLLCVMGINLCFGWWSIKQERAITKPYFIADSAFAASMAATAASAHDARRAAAVAATKSNAPPGKPHAVYLSTVYGISLTQTLAGVIVSAALVGMNSLLRRSMRNYQQRSDRQRGAKANASNALDQNQCTVLSRRDVQEMLAMGFSNIFGTSLGYAAMRRISYPVALTAKMGKMLPVMFVGFVWYRARYPAKKIASCLLITGGVIAFFLLECRSNSSDNASSATTTTITGGGGRSSSGSSAKHGAASSSSSLLGMALLLLSLLMDGYTNSTQDILVKRHRWNGVSLMMRTNLASVLCALSLLFVLELGEQPWSWLASFTHHATNSVMRSLPMSNGALGRALVAWLKRARGVSATSVVPFHDLSHFIAFLAHCPEARHDVFLMSLLSALGQLFIFHTITVFGTLALTAMTLLRKSGSVILSIVVHGHTVHSAQWASLGAVFIGVVLEGYINIQEASLRQGQATTKGAAPQEAAATASPSSSSTAVPANGTPAPGYASVSAKKSKTSDDSAATALAKVRVPRAVAATTAAPASSPPKAKKTQ; encoded by the coding sequence ATGTCGTTcgaaggcggctgcgcagatGGCCGCGGAACGAAGTCGttgccgacaccgccgcggtcggccgtcgctgccgtcaaGGTTGGGGCCTCCTCAAAAAtactgctgctcgcgcagaTGCTGCTCTGTGTGATGGGTATCAACCTGTGTTTTGGTTGGTGGTCCATCAAGCAGGAACGCGCCATCACAAAACCCTACTTCATAGCTGACAGTGCCTTTGCTGCCTCGATggctgccactgcagcaTCAGCTCACGACGCGCGTcgtgccgcggcggtggcggcaacgAAGTCGAATGCCCCGCCTGGCAAGCCGCACGCCGTCTACCTGTCCACGGTGTACGGCATCAGTCTGACGCAAACGTTGGCAGGGGTCATCGTGAGCGCAGCGCTCGTGGGTATGAATAGTCTCCTGCGCCGCTCGATGCGGAACTACCAGCAGCGATCCGACCGCCAGCGTGGCGCTAAGGCGAACGCATCGAACGCACTGGATCAGAATCAGTGCACCGTGTTGAGTCGGCGAGACGTGCAGGAGATGTTGGCCATGGGCTTTTCCAACATCTTCGGCACGTCGCTCGGCTACGCCGCCATGCGCCGCATCTCCTACCCCGTCGCGCTGACCGCAAAGATGGGCAAGATGCTTCCCGTCATGTTTGTCGGCTTTGTGTGGTACCGCGCGCGTTACCCAGCCAAGAAAATTGCGTCGTGCCTGCTCATCACCGGCGGCGTCATCGCCTTCTTTTTGCTGGAGTGTCGCAGCAACAGCTCCGACAACGCATcctctgccaccaccaccaccatcaccggcggcggcggcaggagcagcagcggatcGAGCGCAAAACACGGCGCGGcgtcatcctcgtcatcTCTCCTTGGCATGGCGCTTCTCCTGCTCAGCCTGCTCATGGACGGCTACACGAACTCGACCCAGGATATCCTCGTCAAGCGGCACCGGTGGAATGGGGTGTCGCTCATGATGCGGACGAACCTCGCCTCAGTCTTGTGTGCCCTATCGCTTCTCTTCGTACTGGAGCTGGGGGAACAGCCTTGGAGCTGGCTGGCGTCGTTCACGCACCACGCCACGAATTCGGTGATGCGCAGCCTCCCCATGTCGAACGGCGCACTTGGTCGCGCACTCGTGGCTTGGCTGAAGCGCGCTCGCGGAGTCTCGGCCACGTCGGTCGTTCCGTTCCACGACCTCTCCCATTTTATCGCCTTCCTCGCGCACTGCCCTGAGGCGCGCCACGACGTGTTCCTCATGAGTCTCTTGAGCGCACTTGGGCAGCTGTTCATCTTCCACACAATCACCGTCTTTGGAACgctggcgctgacggcgatgacgctgctgcgcaagagcGGCAGTGTCATCCTCTCCATTGTGGTACATGGGCACACTGTGCACAGCGCGCAGTGGGCCTCGCTCGGCGCTGTCTTCATCGGGGTCGTTCTCGAGGGCTACATCAACATTCAAGAAGCCTCGCTCAGGCAGGGGCAAGCGACCACGAAgggtgcggcgccgcaggaGGCTGCAGCAACTGCGAGTCCATCGTCGTCTAGCACGGCTGTGCCCGCCAACGGGACACCGGCCCCCGGATACGCGAGCGTCAGTGCGAAGAAGAGCAAAACATCTGACGattcagcagcgacagcgctggcgaaggtgcGGGTGCCCCgtgccgttgccgccacAACCGCTGCACCCGCCTCGTCGCCACCAAAAGCAAAGAAGACGCagtag